The sequence GTCGAGCGCCGGCAGCACGTCCACCGTCTCGAACTCCTCGCGATGCTGGCTGATGAGTTCGACCGCTCGCATCGAGTAGCCGCACTGCGGCATCAGGCGGTTCCCCTTCATGAACAGCACGACGTCGTTCTCCGCGATGGTCTCGTCGACTCGTTCTCGAACCTCGTCGGCGCTGAGGTCGCTTCCCGGTTGGAACGTCATGCGAATCGGTACGACACCCCGACAGATAGGGGTTGCGCCCCGTTGCGGTAGAAGGGTCGTTCACGCTCGCGGGGAGCGACGACCTACCGCTGGCGCGGGCCGCGACTCCGAGCGGCGCGAAGCTTCAAATACGAGGACGGGACCACCTGCTCGCGTGTCGTGACTATCGACCGCGGGCGGTTCGCGGGTGTGCGGCCACCCGCTCGCGGGGACGACTCGATATCGGATAGGCCGCCTGTTCGCCCATCTGTGGTGTCGCAACCTCCGTGTTGCTCGACACGACGCCGACGTTCAATCGAGGTACGTCGTCTCGGTCTGCGTCAACTCGTCCTCCCTGTCACCGGTGTTTCTGGTCGCCGCCGGTTCGAAGAGCAGTATCTCGGCTTCCGCGTCGGCGACGGGTCGATGTTCGACGCCGGCCGGCACGACGAGTAGTTCGCCCGACTCGAGCAGAGCGGCCTCCTCGTCACGGAACTCGATACGGAGTTCGCCCGAGACGACGAAGAACAGTTCGTCGGCGTCGTCGTGGCTGTGCCAGACGAACTCGCCTTCGACTTTGGCGAGTTTCACCTCCTGCCCGTTCAGTTCGGCGGCGACGCGCGGGGACCACTGCTCGTCGAACGAGTCGAACGCCTCGGCGAGTGCGACTTTCTCTGGCGGCAGCGTACTCACTCCTCGCCGACGCTGACGACGTTGATGAGCGAGTAGACCGGAACGCCGTCTATCTCCTCGATACCCTGTTTGTCGACGACGACGACGGCAGCCTCGACGGTCCCTCCGTGGTCGTGGACGGCTTCGATGGTCTGGCGCATCGTCGTGCCGCTCGTGATGATGTCGTCGACGACGTAGCAGCTGCGGTCGCGGATCTGCGCGAAGTTCCGCGAGAAACTACCGCCGAGTTCCTCGATGTCGCCTTCCTCCCACTGGTGTTTCGCGGGAGCGAAGGTGCCGAGGTCGGTGTCGAGTTCGCGGGCGACCACCGTCGCCAGCGGTGCGCCGGCTTTCTCGATGCCGATAGTGAGGTCGACGTCGTCGCCCTCTTTCCCGAGCAGGTCGGCCATCGTCCACGCCATGTAGCTGAGGCGGGCGCTGTCGCGGCCGACGGTGCTCCAGTCGATGTGGATGTCGTCGGGCCCGGTGCCGCCGGAGGGGGAGGCGCTCGTCGCCTCGGGTTCGGAACTCGTCGCGCCGCTGCGCTCGACGAGCCAGCTCGCCGTCTCGCGGGAGACGTTCAGTTCGTCGGCGATCTCGCCCTTCGAGAGGCCGCGTTCTGCCAACTCCGCCGCACTGGAGATGAGGTCATCGACGTTCTTCATACGTACTGAATTGCACGGCGGTTTTTATAGTGGTGTCGTCGTCGTCGAACGCTCGTTCGAACTCGTCGAGGCCGTAGATTCCGGTGACGAGCGAGTCCAAGAGCCACGCCGGCATCGACGCCAGCGACTCCGTCGCCGCCTCGAAGTGTCCGACGTGGGAGTTGACGCTGCCGACGAGCGCCTTGTTGTGGAGGACGAGCTCGCTGTGGAACGCGCCGCCGTCGACCTCGAACTCCCAGTCGCTGGGCACGCCTAGAAGCGCCGCCACGCCGTTCGGCGCGAGTGCGTGGACCGACTGGAAGACGTGTTTCGGGAATCCGGTCGCCTCGTAGACGAAGTCCATCGGTTCGTGTACCTCGGGAATCTCGTCGACCGGCGTCTCCCGGGAGTCGACGTACGTCGCGCCGAGCTCCTCGATAACGTCGATAGTCGGGTCGGGGCGGTCGCGGCGGCCCAGACAGTAGAGGCGGTCGGCGTCGTAGCCGTACTCGAAGCCGAGCATCGCCAGCGTCAGCAGGCCGAGGCTGCCGTTGCCGAGCACGAGCGCCGATTCGGGGCTCCACTCGAACGCGGAACGCGACGCGTAAGCGTGTTCGATGGCTTTCTCGGAGATGGAGACCGGTTCGACGAGGAAGCCGACCGACGCGAGCTCCTCGGGGATGGGCACGAGATACTCCTCGGGGCTCGTGAAGTACTCCGCCATGAAGCCGTGCGCGCCGTCGATGCCGCGCTCGTGGTACTCGCCCGCGGGAGCCATATCGGGTTCGCCCCGCTCGAAGTAGTCGTTGGGTCCGTTCGGCGGGCGGCGAACCGTCGGCACGACGACCTCGCCGCGTTCGAGGTCGGTACCGTTGGGGTCCTCGACGACGCCGACGGCCTCGTGGCCGAGCACGAGGAACTCCTCGCCCTCGGGGAACCCGCCGTGACCCCCGCTCAGCACCTCGTGGTCGGTGCCGTCGACGCCCACGCGAAGCGTTCGGACGAGCGCCTCGCCCGTCGACGGCTCCGGTTTCGGAACGTCGACGACGCCCGGTTTCTCGGCCCCCTCGTACACCGCTATCGCTTTCATACTCGGGCTAGGAGCCTGACCACCAAAACATTTATTCTCTCCCGAGTAAACACTACAACCGTCGGTGAGCCTCGTACGCGACGCTTCAGCCCCGTCGCGTGACGCGCAACACCAGCGAACGTCATCCAGCCTGCCAGCCACGTGAGCGCTCACCGCCACCCGTGCCTCTTTCGCGGTTCTCACTCGTCGAAACGTCCGCAACGGAGTTTATGCCGCGCGGTATCCTACACTCTCTCGTGTGTACACTCACTCTCGCGTGGCAGGTGTTTCCCGACGCGCCCGTCGTCGTCGCGGCCAACCGCGACGAAGCGTTCGGACGCCCCTCCGAACCCCCGGCGCGCATCGAGGACGACCCGGCTATCGTCGCCCCCCGAGACGCCGAGGCGGGCGGGACGTGGGTCGGCTACAACGAACACGGCCTGTTCGTCGGCATCACGAACCGCTGGATAGACGCCGACCCCGCCGCGGACCGCTCCCGCGGACTGCTCGTCCGCGACGCGCTCCGACAGGAGTCCGCCGAAGACGCTGCCCGTCTCGTCGAACGCGAACTCGACGAGCGGAGCTACGACGGGTTCAACCTCGTCGTCGCGGACGCAACTGCGGCAGTTCTCTTCGAGTGGGACGGTCGCCTCCGCGTCTCGCAGTTCGACCCCGGCGTCCACGTCGTCGTCAACGTCGGCGCCGACGACACTTTCACGATTCCGTCGGTCCGCTCCGAAGTCGGCGAGCGGCAGGCCGAGAACGCCCGCCGGCTCCGGGAGGCGCTACAGCCCGAGCCGGGCGAATCCTCGGAGGCGTGGCACGACCGGGCGGCGACGGCGCTCGGCGACCACGAGTACGGTGTGTGCATTCACGGGGGTATCTCCGAGCAACGCTCGGACGGCTCGTCGGGCTCGCCCGACGGTGGGTTCGGGACGCGCTCCTCCTCGCTCGTCGCCATCGGCGACGAGGGTGCGAGCTATCGGTTCGCCGACGGGCCGCCCTGCGAAACCGACTACGTTCGGGTCGAAAGCCACATTTAAGCGGGTCGCGGGACGTGTATCCAGTATGAACCTGCGCACGCCACAGACGGAGGTGTTCGCGTGAGCGCCCCGGACCTCGAAGCCGACCTCACGGCGGACGAGCGCCGCGGACTCGAACTCATCCGCGAGACGCGGGGCATCCACCAGAGCGACTTCTGGAAGCAACTCGATATCGGCTCTCGGAAAGGGAGCCGCATCGCGGAACGACTCGCGGATACGGGTCTCATCAAGCGCTC is a genomic window of Haloprofundus halophilus containing:
- the gfcR gene encoding transcriptional regulator GfcR encodes the protein MKNVDDLISSAAELAERGLSKGEIADELNVSRETASWLVERSGATSSEPEATSASPSGGTGPDDIHIDWSTVGRDSARLSYMAWTMADLLGKEGDDVDLTIGIEKAGAPLATVVARELDTDLGTFAPAKHQWEEGDIEELGGSFSRNFAQIRDRSCYVVDDIITSGTTMRQTIEAVHDHGGTVEAAVVVVDKQGIEEIDGVPVYSLINVVSVGEE
- a CDS encoding glutaredoxin family protein; protein product: MTFQPGSDLSADEVRERVDETIAENDVVLFMKGNRLMPQCGYSMRAVELISQHREEFETVDVLPALDQYRAALSEHSGWETIPQTYVDGEFVGGSDILAELDERGELEATLGSS
- a CDS encoding NRDE family protein, coding for MCTLTLAWQVFPDAPVVVAANRDEAFGRPSEPPARIEDDPAIVAPRDAEAGGTWVGYNEHGLFVGITNRWIDADPAADRSRGLLVRDALRQESAEDAARLVERELDERSYDGFNLVVADATAAVLFEWDGRLRVSQFDPGVHVVVNVGADDTFTIPSVRSEVGERQAENARRLREALQPEPGESSEAWHDRAATALGDHEYGVCIHGGISEQRSDGSSGSPDGGFGTRSSSLVAIGDEGASYRFADGPPCETDYVRVESHI
- a CDS encoding helix-turn-helix transcriptional regulator — translated: MSAPDLEADLTADERRGLELIRETRGIHQSDFWKQLDIGSRKGSRIAERLADTGLIKRSETVYDGHNTYFLEPAARDLDFSLLMAGDMLSPYIGEEEIDPKSDAFSQWLMNLAYDEY
- a CDS encoding cupin domain-containing protein, giving the protein MSTLPPEKVALAEAFDSFDEQWSPRVAAELNGQEVKLAKVEGEFVWHSHDDADELFFVVSGELRIEFRDEEAALLESGELLVVPAGVEHRPVADAEAEILLFEPAATRNTGDREDELTQTETTYLD
- a CDS encoding glucose 1-dehydrogenase — translated: MKAIAVYEGAEKPGVVDVPKPEPSTGEALVRTLRVGVDGTDHEVLSGGHGGFPEGEEFLVLGHEAVGVVEDPNGTDLERGEVVVPTVRRPPNGPNDYFERGEPDMAPAGEYHERGIDGAHGFMAEYFTSPEEYLVPIPEELASVGFLVEPVSISEKAIEHAYASRSAFEWSPESALVLGNGSLGLLTLAMLGFEYGYDADRLYCLGRRDRPDPTIDVIEELGATYVDSRETPVDEIPEVHEPMDFVYEATGFPKHVFQSVHALAPNGVAALLGVPSDWEFEVDGGAFHSELVLHNKALVGSVNSHVGHFEAATESLASMPAWLLDSLVTGIYGLDEFERAFDDDDTTIKTAVQFSTYEERR